The window ATGCATCATCGTCCCCCGAGTGCCCATGACCCCGCCAAGCCCGAACTTTCCAATCGCTTCTCTATCGCCAATGTGGACGCTTCAAGGCACTGCCTACACTAGCTCGTCGGCAGGTCCGCCTCGAAATTAAAGCGATCGCGCAGGTTCTTACGCCGCTCCAGGATGTCCTTGAGGAACGCACGGTCCTGCTCGTTCTTCATCATCGGCTCGATCAGATCGAGCTGGTTCATGGCGACCAATTGCAGGATCTCGGTGCGCGGCTTGCCGCCGGCGTCGCGCGGCAGCGCGTGCACGATCTGGATGTGCTCCGGCGGCTTGGGGCCCTTGGCCGCCGACAGATCGTTGTGGAGCTGACCTTCGAGTGCGGCCTGATCGGCTTCGACGAAGGCATAGAGCCCGACGCCGGAGCGGCGGTCGGCAAAGGCGACGATGGCGGTGTCGCGCACGGCCGGGTTCTTGCGGATCAGCTCGGCCAGCACGGGTGCATCGTTGACGAGCCGGCGGCCGCCGCCCTCGCGGTCGGTGAAGTTGAATAGGCCGCGGGTGATCGCCCGATAGACCTTCTTGCCGGTGGCGAGCCACAGGCTCGCGGCGAACGATTTCTTCGCCAGGATTTTTCGCTCGCGCGGCGTCAGCGCTTCCGGTGCGTAGGAGCGCTTGTGCTTGAGCAGATGCCGGAGATCCTCATAGGCGAGGACGCGATAGAGCCGGCCGCGCCGGTCGAAGCAGGCCGCGAGCTGAAAGTCGGTGACATAGGCGCGCCCGTCGCGACCGACCAGCCAGTTCTGTTCTTTGGCAAGATCGTTGTGGCAGATGCCGGCGCGTCGCAGTCGGCGCAGCGCCGCCTTGGCCGATTGGAAATAGGCAAGGTCGCCATGCGGTTTGGCCAGATGCAGCGCGACGCCGTCGACGAAGCCGCGTACCAGCGCGCGGCGGCCGGCCCAGAGAAGTTCGGGCCCGACGTCGAGGCCCTTTGCGAGCACGAGAGCATGCTTCTCACGCGCGAACAGATGACGCGCCAAGAGCAATGACCACCACGGGACTTCGTCGAGCCGGCGCAGCACCGCGTCGACTTCGCCATTGTCACCACGGAAGCGGCCGCGCTCGACGGTCGAGAACACGTCGCGCTTGAGCAGCACGCCCTCGGTCCAGCGCGCCGACAGTGTCGCGGCGTCGTCTTTGGGGAGGTTCATCGAAGACTCACGCGGCGGCGGCAATGCGCAGATGATCGGCGATCCAGCGATCGAGA is drawn from Bradyrhizobium diazoefficiens and contains these coding sequences:
- a CDS encoding serine/threonine protein kinase, producing the protein MNLPKDDAATLSARWTEGVLLKRDVFSTVERGRFRGDNGEVDAVLRRLDEVPWWSLLLARHLFAREKHALVLAKGLDVGPELLWAGRRALVRGFVDGVALHLAKPHGDLAYFQSAKAALRRLRRAGICHNDLAKEQNWLVGRDGRAYVTDFQLAACFDRRGRLYRVLAYEDLRHLLKHKRSYAPEALTPRERKILAKKSFAASLWLATGKKVYRAITRGLFNFTDREGGGRRLVNDAPVLAELIRKNPAVRDTAIVAFADRRSGVGLYAFVEADQAALEGQLHNDLSAAKGPKPPEHIQIVHALPRDAGGKPRTEILQLVAMNQLDLIEPMMKNEQDRAFLKDILERRKNLRDRFNFEADLPTS